The Microbulbifer sp. YPW1 genome contains a region encoding:
- a CDS encoding MBL fold metallo-hydrolase, which produces MKGNVYRFTAGNYRSVFMVTEAGIFVTDPINPEAARWLESELSSRFDRPIKYMAYSHNHVDHVLGGEVFAEAGAVVVAQALAAEDIAWTQVPTASADITFDDFLEVELGSSTVELRYHGTNNGRGSVSMRFLPANVLYVVDWIVLGRMPYKNLIGYDIHGMIRSTEAVLAGPEFDLFVGGHGKSGKREDVERYLAYLKALYAAVRDGMLQGKTLDTLKSEIQLEEFKDLPMYREWLPMNVEGVYKTLVETSYFNFRPDIDAEF; this is translated from the coding sequence GTGAAGGGAAATGTCTATCGCTTTACCGCGGGCAATTATCGTTCGGTATTTATGGTCACCGAAGCGGGGATCTTCGTAACCGATCCGATCAATCCAGAAGCCGCCCGCTGGCTGGAATCAGAACTGTCCTCACGGTTTGATCGGCCGATTAAGTACATGGCTTACAGCCACAATCACGTGGATCATGTGCTCGGAGGCGAGGTATTTGCTGAGGCAGGCGCGGTGGTGGTGGCCCAGGCGTTGGCCGCGGAAGATATCGCGTGGACGCAAGTCCCCACCGCATCCGCGGATATTACCTTTGATGATTTCCTGGAGGTCGAGCTCGGATCGAGCACTGTTGAGTTGCGTTACCACGGAACCAACAACGGCCGCGGTTCGGTGAGTATGCGTTTCCTGCCGGCGAATGTCTTATATGTCGTCGACTGGATTGTGCTGGGGCGCATGCCCTATAAAAATCTGATTGGCTACGATATCCACGGCATGATCCGCTCCACGGAAGCGGTGCTTGCCGGTCCGGAGTTTGATCTGTTTGTCGGTGGGCATGGCAAGTCTGGCAAGCGGGAGGATGTGGAGCGTTACCTGGCGTATCTGAAAGCTCTATATGCCGCCGTGCGCGACGGAATGCTACAGGGAAAAACGCTGGATACACTCAAATCGGAAATCCAGCTCGAAGAATTCAAGGATCTGCCGATGTATCGGGAGTGGCTCCCGATGAATGTGGAGGGGGTTTACAAAACTCTGGTGGAGACTTCGTATTTCAATTTCCGACCGGATATCGATGCCGAATTCTGA